The following coding sequences lie in one Bacteroidota bacterium genomic window:
- the rplK gene encoding 50S ribosomal protein L11: MAKEVSAMIKLQIKGGAANPSPPIGPALGAKGVNIMEFCKQFNARTQDRAGKVTPVIITVYSDKTFEFILKHPPVAVSLLEITKIKQGSAESNRKKVGNVSWDQIRTVAEGKMPDLNCFTIESAMSMVAGTARSLGMTITGESPLKKK, from the coding sequence ATGGCAAAAGAAGTAAGTGCAATGATTAAATTGCAAATAAAAGGTGGAGCAGCAAATCCTTCACCTCCAATCGGACCGGCATTAGGTGCAAAAGGTGTGAACATTATGGAGTTCTGTAAGCAATTCAATGCTAGAACACAAGATAGAGCAGGGAAAGTAACTCCTGTTATTATTACCGTATACAGCGATAAAACATTTGAATTCATTTTAAAACACCCTCCTGTAGCAGTTTCGTTATTGGAAATCACAAAAATTAAACAAGGTTCTGCAGAATCAAACCGTAAAAAAGTTGGTAATGTATCTTGGGATCAAATTCGTACAGTAGCAGAAGGCAAAATGCCGGATTTAAATTGTTTTACAATTGAATCAGCAATGAGCATGGTTGCTGGAACTGCACGTAGTTTGGGAATGACGATCACAGGTGAATCACCTTTGAAGAAAAAGTAA